The region CTGAAAGGATTTTTAATTCGTCTCGGTGTTTCCGAAGCCATTGCCGATAAGGACGCTTGTTGCATGGAACATATCCTGTCGGCAGAGACTTTGTCTAAAATTGAAGACTTCATGAAGCCTTCTGAATCAGTGATCACGACTGTCAAAAAGTTGAAGGTCGCAAAGGGTAACAAGAAATGAGCTGTAATTGCGGCTGTGGCTGCGACGGAAAATCCAAGAAGTGGAACGTCGAGCCGAAATTCTCTGAACTTAAAAAGGGCGACAAGGTGGAAATCGTCGGCTACAACGATGGCGATGCCCGCTACAAGTCCAAGCTTTTGTCCATGGGTCTCGTCCGCGGCGTGACCTTGGAAGTGATGCAGATTGCTCCCCTGGGCGATCCCATTGAAGTAAGTGTTCTGAACTACCGCCTTTCTCTTCGTAGGGAAGAAGGCAATGTGTTGAATTTGAAGAGAGTTTAAGAGAATATTATGTCACCGAAACCGTTTACAATCGCTATAGCAGGAAACCCGAACTGCGGTAAGACTGCTCTGTTTAACGCCCTTACGGGCTCCCGTCAGAATGTGGGTAACTGGCCCGGCGTTACTGTGGAAAAGAAAGAAGGATTTTTCGACCTGGGATCCCGCCACATCCGCGTGGTGGACCTTCCGGGTACTTACGCCATCTTTGCAAACTCCGAAGACGAGCGTGCCGCTGTTGACTTTTTGCTGACCCGTGAAGCGGACTTGATTGTAAATATTGTGGATGCTTCCAACATCGAACGCAACCTGTTCCTCACTTCCCAGCTGGTGGATATGCAGCAGCCTATGGTCATTGCTGTGAACATGATGGACATTGCAGAAAAGCGCGGCCTCCATATCGATATGGAAGCTCTTTCCAAGCGTTTCGGTGTTCCTGTAGTTCCTCTTTCTGCGGTGAGCGAAAAGAGTGTTACCAATTTCATTAGCCAGATGGCCCATGTGATTTCTAGCCAGTTCGCCCTGCCGACCGCCTTGACCTATGGCGAAAAGGTGGAAACTGTCGTTAAGGAATTGGAACCTCAGGTTGAACCTGTTGCAAAGCTTTTGGATGCGGATCCTCGTTGGGTCGCCCTTATGTACCTGGGCAACGAAAAGAGCTACGCCGACAAGTTTGTCGAAGCTGGCGTGACTTTGGACAAGGCTGCAATCACTGCAAAGCTGGGCGAAGAATCTGAATTTGTTCTGGCTGATGCCCGCTATAGTATGGCCCATGATGTTGCCGGTGAAGTGATTGTTGGTGACCGCTCCAAGAAGACTTTCTCCGACAAGTTGGATTCCGTTCTCTTGAATCGCTGGCTGTCGCTGCCCATCTTTATGGTGGTGATGTACCTGGTGTTCTGGGTTGCAGTGACTATTGGTAGTGCTTTCATCGATTTCTTCGATGTGCTCTTCGGTGCTATTTTCGTTGATGGCCTGGGCTACTTGCTGGGTGACGTCATTGGCGCACCCGCCTGGATTACCGCTATTCTCGCCGACGGCGTTGGTGCAGGTATCCAGACCGTGTCTACCTTTATTCCGGTCATCTTCTTCATGTTCCTGTGCCTGACTTTTTTGGAAGATTCTGGCTACATGGCTCGCGCCGCCTTCGTGGCAGATCGCTTTATGCGATTCCTGGGCTTGCCCGGTCGTGCCTTTGTCCCCATGATGGTGGGCTTTGGTTGCGGCGTTCCCGGCATTATGGGCTCTCGCGTTCTCGAAAGCAAGCGCGAACGTTTCCTCACTATTTTCCTGGTGCCTTTCATGAGTTGTGGCGCTCGCCTTCCGGTGTATGCCTTGTTCGCAGCAGCCTTCTTTGGAAAACAGGCAGGAACCATTGTGTTTGCCCTCTACCTGGTCGGTATTGTTTTCGCCATCGTTTATGGCTTGTTCCTGAAGAAGTCCCTCTTTATGGGCCAATCCAGCAACTTTGTGATGGAATTGCCTAACTATCACTTGCCCAAGTTGAAGTCCCTGCTGATCCATTCCTGGCTGAAGCTGAAGGACTATGTGCTTCGTGCCGGTAAGGTGATTACCATTGCTGTGGCTGTCCTTGGTTTCCTCAACGCTTTCGGCTATGTGGATGGCAAGTTTACTGCCGGCAACGCAGACTCTGAAAATAGCTTGCTTTCCTCCGTAGGCAAGACCATTACTCCGGTGTTCGAACCCTTTGGTGTCGAAGAAGACAACTGGCCTGCATCCGTTTCCCTCTTTACCGGATTGCTGGCTAAGGAAGCTGTCATCGGCACTATGAACTCTCTGTACTCCATGGCTCCGAAGAGTGAAGCGGTGGAAGGCCCTCAGGCTGAACCCGCTGCACCTTCTGAAGCCGCAGAAATTGTCGCTGAGGAAGCCCCGGCTGTTGAAACCGCTCCCGTCTCTGAACCTGCCCCGTCACCAGAAGGAGAAACTGTGGCTGTTACCGACAGCACTGCCCCGGGTGTCATTCTGAGCGAAGGCCCCGCCGCACCTGGTGTCATTCTGAGCGAAGGCGTAGCCGAAGTCGAAGAATCTAGCGGTGAGGCCGCATCAGAATCTGCCGCAGAACCGACAGCCGAAACCGTTGCCGTCGCAGAACCCGCCGAAGAAGAAAAGCCTCTCATCGCAGGTGTTGACGAATGCCCTGCAGAAGAAGAGGAAGATGGTGCTCCTGATCTTAAGGCAGCATTCATTGAAGCTGTCTCTTCTATCCCTGCAAACCT is a window of Fibrobacter sp. UWR4 DNA encoding:
- the feoB gene encoding ferrous iron transport protein B, producing the protein MSPKPFTIAIAGNPNCGKTALFNALTGSRQNVGNWPGVTVEKKEGFFDLGSRHIRVVDLPGTYAIFANSEDERAAVDFLLTREADLIVNIVDASNIERNLFLTSQLVDMQQPMVIAVNMMDIAEKRGLHIDMEALSKRFGVPVVPLSAVSEKSVTNFISQMAHVISSQFALPTALTYGEKVETVVKELEPQVEPVAKLLDADPRWVALMYLGNEKSYADKFVEAGVTLDKAAITAKLGEESEFVLADARYSMAHDVAGEVIVGDRSKKTFSDKLDSVLLNRWLSLPIFMVVMYLVFWVAVTIGSAFIDFFDVLFGAIFVDGLGYLLGDVIGAPAWITAILADGVGAGIQTVSTFIPVIFFMFLCLTFLEDSGYMARAAFVADRFMRFLGLPGRAFVPMMVGFGCGVPGIMGSRVLESKRERFLTIFLVPFMSCGARLPVYALFAAAFFGKQAGTIVFALYLVGIVFAIVYGLFLKKSLFMGQSSNFVMELPNYHLPKLKSLLIHSWLKLKDYVLRAGKVITIAVAVLGFLNAFGYVDGKFTAGNADSENSLLSSVGKTITPVFEPFGVEEDNWPASVSLFTGLLAKEAVIGTMNSLYSMAPKSEAVEGPQAEPAAPSEAAEIVAEEAPAVETAPVSEPAPSPEGETVAVTDSTAPGVILSEGPAAPGVILSEGVAEVEESSGEAASESAAEPTAETVAVAEPAEEEKPLIAGVDECPAEEEEDGAPDLKAAFIEAVSSIPANLSEVFGSLTDILGTSGELEAQSAAELKKETLDKIQEAKVLTCEEYAAIETFGEEEDDEKTREEVFAKLAAAGVELDEDAMGALEEGDLSETADIYANLRSYFHNGGHDGFNWQVFAFLVFILLYVPCLAAMGVVVREIGLGLGVLMATVQTILAWAIAVLLYQIPVGGSTGWIVTAVIVLIGTGIFLKLFGMKANKEKRFED
- a CDS encoding FeoA family protein, translating into MSCNCGCGCDGKSKKWNVEPKFSELKKGDKVEIVGYNDGDARYKSKLLSMGLVRGVTLEVMQIAPLGDPIEVSVLNYRLSLRREEGNVLNLKRV